The Toxotes jaculatrix isolate fToxJac2 chromosome 14, fToxJac2.pri, whole genome shotgun sequence genome window below encodes:
- the LOC121192855 gene encoding tubulin beta chain-like isoform X1 — protein MREIVHIQAGQCGNQIGAKFWEVISDEHGIDPTGSYQGDSDLQLERINVYYNEASGSTGSKFVPRAILVDLEPGTMDSVRSGPFGQLFRPDNFVFGQSGAGNNWAKGHYTEGAELVDSVLDVVRKESENCDCLQGFQLTHSLGGGTGSGMGTLLISKIREEYPDRIMNTFSVMPSPKVSDTVVEPYNATLSVHQLVENTDETFSIDNEALYDICFRTLKLTTPTYGDLNHLVSATMSGVTTCLRFPGQLNADLRKLAVNMVPFPRLHFFMPGFAPLTSRGSQQYRALSVPELTQQMFDAKNMMAACDPRHGRYLTVAAIFRGRMSMKEVDEQMLSVQNKNSSYFVEWIPNNVKTAVCDIPPRGLKMSATFIGNSTAIQELFRRISEQFTAMFRRKAFLHWYTGEGMDEMEFTEAESNMNDLVSEYQQYQDATIDEMGEFEEDEIEDEEEVRHDVRH, from the exons ATGAGGGAAATCGTTCACATCCAGGCCGGGCAGTGTGGAAATCAGATTGGGGCGAAG TTCTGGGAGGTGATAAGTGATGAACATGGCATCGATCCTACTGGTAGTTACCAAGGTGACAGTGACCTGCAGCTGGAGAGGATAAATGTGTACTACAATGAAGCATCag gGAGTACAG GCAGCAAATTTGTCCCCCGTGCCATTCTGGTGGACCTGGAGCCAGGAACCATGGATTCAGTCCGCTCCGGCCCATTTGGACAGCTATTCAGGCCTGACAACTTTGTCTTTG GTCAAAGTGGAGCAGGAAATAACTGGGCCAAGGGTCACTACACCGAGGGAGCTGAGCTGGTTGACTCGGTCCTGGACGTGGTGAGGAAGGAGTCTGAGAACTGCGACTGCCTCCAGGGCTTTCAGCTCACCCACTCTCTGGGCGGAGGTACAGGCTCAGGAATGGGCACACTGCTCATCAGCAAGATCCGCGAGGAGTACCCTGACCGCATCATGAATACCTTCAGCGTCATGCCTTCCCCAAAGGTGTCCGACACTGTGGTGGAACCCTACAACGCAACTCTCTCTGTCCACCAGCTAGtggaaaacacagatgagaCCTTTAGCATTGACAATGAGGCCCTGTACGATATTTGCTTCCGCACCCTGAAGCTGACCACACCTACCTATGGAGACCTCAACCACCTAGTGTCAGCCACAATGAGTGGGGTGACCACCTGTCTCCGCTTCCCTGGCCAACTCAACGCTGACCTCCGTAAGCTGGCTGTCAACATGGTGCCCTTCCCTCGCTTGCATTTCTTCATGCCAGGCTTTGCACCACTCACAAGCCGGGGCAGTCAGCAGTATCGTGCCCTGTCTGTgccagagctcacgcagcaaaTGTTCGACGCCAAGAACATGATGGCAGCCTGTGACCCTCGTCACGGACGCTACCTCACCGTGGCAGCCATCTTCCGTGGCCGTATGTCAATGAAGGAAGTGGATGAGCAGATGCTGAGTGTGCAAAACAAGAACAGCAGCTACTTTGTCGAATGGATTCCGAATAATGTCAAGACCGCCGTTTGCGACATCCCACCCCGTGGTCTCAAGATGTCCGCCACCTTCATTGGCAACAGCACCGCTATCCAGGAGCTTTTCAGGAGGATCTCGGAGCAATTCACTGCCATGTTCCGCCGCAAGGCCTTCCTCCACTGGTACACAGGAGAGGGCATGGATGAGATGGAATTCACCGAGGCTGAGAGCAACATGAACGACCTGGTGTCTGAGTATCAGCAGTATCAGGATGCCACCATTGATGAGATGGGTGAATTTGAAGAAGATGAAatagaggatgaggaggaagtgCGCCACGATGTTCGCCACTGA
- the LOC121192855 gene encoding tubulin beta-2A chain-like isoform X2 — translation MREIVHIQAGQCGNQIGAKFWEVISDEHGIDPTGSYQGDSDLQLERINVYYNEASGSKFVPRAILVDLEPGTMDSVRSGPFGQLFRPDNFVFGQSGAGNNWAKGHYTEGAELVDSVLDVVRKESENCDCLQGFQLTHSLGGGTGSGMGTLLISKIREEYPDRIMNTFSVMPSPKVSDTVVEPYNATLSVHQLVENTDETFSIDNEALYDICFRTLKLTTPTYGDLNHLVSATMSGVTTCLRFPGQLNADLRKLAVNMVPFPRLHFFMPGFAPLTSRGSQQYRALSVPELTQQMFDAKNMMAACDPRHGRYLTVAAIFRGRMSMKEVDEQMLSVQNKNSSYFVEWIPNNVKTAVCDIPPRGLKMSATFIGNSTAIQELFRRISEQFTAMFRRKAFLHWYTGEGMDEMEFTEAESNMNDLVSEYQQYQDATIDEMGEFEEDEIEDEEEVRHDVRH, via the exons ATGAGGGAAATCGTTCACATCCAGGCCGGGCAGTGTGGAAATCAGATTGGGGCGAAG TTCTGGGAGGTGATAAGTGATGAACATGGCATCGATCCTACTGGTAGTTACCAAGGTGACAGTGACCTGCAGCTGGAGAGGATAAATGTGTACTACAATGAAGCATCag GCAGCAAATTTGTCCCCCGTGCCATTCTGGTGGACCTGGAGCCAGGAACCATGGATTCAGTCCGCTCCGGCCCATTTGGACAGCTATTCAGGCCTGACAACTTTGTCTTTG GTCAAAGTGGAGCAGGAAATAACTGGGCCAAGGGTCACTACACCGAGGGAGCTGAGCTGGTTGACTCGGTCCTGGACGTGGTGAGGAAGGAGTCTGAGAACTGCGACTGCCTCCAGGGCTTTCAGCTCACCCACTCTCTGGGCGGAGGTACAGGCTCAGGAATGGGCACACTGCTCATCAGCAAGATCCGCGAGGAGTACCCTGACCGCATCATGAATACCTTCAGCGTCATGCCTTCCCCAAAGGTGTCCGACACTGTGGTGGAACCCTACAACGCAACTCTCTCTGTCCACCAGCTAGtggaaaacacagatgagaCCTTTAGCATTGACAATGAGGCCCTGTACGATATTTGCTTCCGCACCCTGAAGCTGACCACACCTACCTATGGAGACCTCAACCACCTAGTGTCAGCCACAATGAGTGGGGTGACCACCTGTCTCCGCTTCCCTGGCCAACTCAACGCTGACCTCCGTAAGCTGGCTGTCAACATGGTGCCCTTCCCTCGCTTGCATTTCTTCATGCCAGGCTTTGCACCACTCACAAGCCGGGGCAGTCAGCAGTATCGTGCCCTGTCTGTgccagagctcacgcagcaaaTGTTCGACGCCAAGAACATGATGGCAGCCTGTGACCCTCGTCACGGACGCTACCTCACCGTGGCAGCCATCTTCCGTGGCCGTATGTCAATGAAGGAAGTGGATGAGCAGATGCTGAGTGTGCAAAACAAGAACAGCAGCTACTTTGTCGAATGGATTCCGAATAATGTCAAGACCGCCGTTTGCGACATCCCACCCCGTGGTCTCAAGATGTCCGCCACCTTCATTGGCAACAGCACCGCTATCCAGGAGCTTTTCAGGAGGATCTCGGAGCAATTCACTGCCATGTTCCGCCGCAAGGCCTTCCTCCACTGGTACACAGGAGAGGGCATGGATGAGATGGAATTCACCGAGGCTGAGAGCAACATGAACGACCTGGTGTCTGAGTATCAGCAGTATCAGGATGCCACCATTGATGAGATGGGTGAATTTGAAGAAGATGAAatagaggatgaggaggaagtgCGCCACGATGTTCGCCACTGA